From a single Streptomyces misionensis genomic region:
- a CDS encoding glucosyl-3-phosphoglycerate synthase — MLEEVERWLSDRSWSVHDRPMHQLLAAKQRTGQAVSVVLPALNEEETVGEIVAVIRRELVERVPLVDEVLVIDSGSTDRTSEVAAAAGARVVHRDAILPRIPAVPGKGEVLWRSLLVAGGDVVCFVDADLREFSADFVTGIVGPLLTEPDVQLVKAMYDRPLAGSAGQGGRVTELMARPLLNMHWPQLAGFVQPLGGEYAARRSLLERLPFPVGYGVELGMLVDALHLVGLDALAQVDVGVRKHRHQDGQALGRMAAAIYRTAQLRLARGHLVRPSLTQFERGVAGFEPRTYSVDTEERPPMTEIAEYAHRRVA, encoded by the coding sequence GTGCTGGAAGAAGTCGAGCGCTGGCTGAGCGACCGCTCCTGGTCCGTGCACGATCGGCCGATGCACCAGCTCCTGGCGGCCAAGCAGCGCACCGGCCAGGCGGTCAGCGTGGTCCTGCCCGCGCTCAACGAGGAGGAGACCGTCGGCGAGATCGTCGCCGTGATCCGGCGCGAGCTGGTGGAGCGGGTCCCGCTGGTCGACGAGGTGCTGGTGATCGACTCCGGGTCCACCGACCGCACCTCCGAGGTGGCGGCCGCGGCGGGCGCGCGGGTGGTGCACCGCGACGCGATCCTGCCCCGGATACCCGCCGTACCGGGCAAGGGCGAGGTGCTGTGGCGCTCGCTGCTCGTCGCCGGCGGGGACGTCGTCTGCTTCGTCGACGCGGACCTGCGGGAGTTCTCGGCCGACTTCGTCACCGGGATCGTCGGCCCGCTGCTCACCGAACCGGACGTGCAGCTGGTCAAGGCGATGTACGACCGGCCGCTCGCCGGGTCGGCGGGGCAGGGCGGCCGGGTCACCGAGCTGATGGCGCGCCCGCTGCTGAACATGCACTGGCCGCAGCTGGCCGGGTTCGTGCAACCGCTGGGCGGGGAGTACGCGGCCCGGCGCTCGCTGCTGGAGCGGCTGCCGTTCCCGGTGGGGTACGGGGTGGAGCTGGGCATGCTGGTGGACGCGCTGCACCTGGTGGGCCTGGACGCGCTGGCCCAGGTGGACGTGGGGGTGCGCAAGCACCGGCACCAGGACGGGCAGGCGCTCGGCCGGATGGCGGCGGCCATCTACCGCACCGCCCAGCTGCGGCTGGCCCGGGGCCATCTGGTGCGGCCCTCGCTCACCCAGTTCGAGCGGGGGGTGGCGGGCTTCGAGCCGCGCACCTACTCGGTGGACACCGAGGAGCGCCCGCCGATGACCGAGATCGCCGAGTACGCCCACCGCCGGGTGGCGTGA